One window of Nocardia nova SH22a genomic DNA carries:
- a CDS encoding thioesterase II family protein, whose amino-acid sequence MATTPGWIRQFHKPRAATAAPLVICPHAGGGASTYRPFSKALRENFDVAILQYPGRQDRARETALRTLPEIAAGALGEFVRSPFHRDEPITVFGHSMGSMVAFEFTRLAEAAGVPVRLLAVSGAVAPSRVADMPDHPTEDEQLLDHLVGLQGTGADVLGNRDLMTMALPVLKADYAAFDRYSCAPDIRVQAPIQAMGGSDDEFVTMGELYGWQQHTAADLAVEMFDGGHFYLHDQVDGIAELLTAELEAVR is encoded by the coding sequence ATGGCAACAACCCCCGGTTGGATCCGGCAGTTCCACAAGCCGCGCGCGGCCACCGCCGCACCGCTGGTGATCTGTCCTCATGCAGGCGGAGGTGCCTCGACCTATCGTCCGTTCTCCAAGGCGCTGCGGGAGAACTTCGACGTCGCGATCCTGCAGTATCCCGGCCGTCAGGACCGGGCTCGCGAAACCGCGCTGCGGACGCTGCCGGAGATCGCCGCCGGTGCGTTAGGCGAGTTCGTCCGCTCTCCGTTCCACCGGGACGAGCCGATCACCGTCTTCGGGCACAGCATGGGCTCGATGGTGGCCTTCGAGTTCACCCGGCTCGCCGAGGCCGCCGGTGTGCCGGTGCGGTTGCTCGCGGTTTCCGGTGCGGTTGCCCCGTCGCGGGTGGCCGATATGCCCGATCACCCGACCGAGGACGAGCAGTTGCTCGATCATCTGGTCGGCTTGCAGGGCACCGGCGCGGATGTGCTCGGCAACCGCGATCTGATGACCATGGCGCTGCCGGTGCTCAAGGCCGACTACGCCGCATTCGACCGCTATTCGTGCGCCCCGGATATCCGGGTGCAGGCCCCGATCCAGGCGATGGGCGGCAGTGACGACGAATTCGTCACCATGGGCGAGCTCTACGGCTGGCAGCAGCACACCGCCGCCGATCTGGCCGTCGAGATGTTCGACGGCGGGCACTTCTACCTGCACGACCAGGTCGACGGCATCGCCGAACTGCTCACCGCCGAACTGGAGGCGGTGAGATGA
- a CDS encoding polyketide synthase, with the protein MSGRQDPIVVTGIGIAAPGGIETPADYWAAVSQGRDLIGPFPRDRGWPLERLLTLSDVEGWSEVRDAGGFLYTAAEFDPMFFGITPREAVAMDPQQRVALRVAWRALENAGINPGAIDGEDVGCYMGASHTEYGPHAAEINDYSGYRATGTALGAVAGRISNCLGLGGPSIVVDTACASSLSALHMAAAAIREGECEWALAGAVCVMGSAGAFFEFSKNNALATDGQCKPYSADAGGTLWGEGAGIVVLERESRARELGHRIYGRILATRVNHNGSGAPIAVPSAEAQERLIRKTVAAAGISPELVGMIEGHGTGTAVGDPLELRALQQVYGGGKARLGSVKSNLGHAQAAAGMLGLIKVLLSGLHGQIAPTRFADNPTDDVDWAATGLRLAAELEDWEPHDGVRYGAVSSFGVSGTNAHALLAIPAVEEEIHV; encoded by the coding sequence ATGAGTGGCAGACAGGACCCGATCGTCGTCACCGGCATCGGTATCGCCGCACCCGGCGGTATCGAGACCCCGGCCGACTACTGGGCGGCGGTGTCGCAGGGCCGGGATCTGATCGGCCCGTTCCCGCGCGACCGCGGCTGGCCGCTCGAACGGCTGCTCACCCTGTCGGATGTGGAGGGCTGGTCGGAGGTCCGCGATGCGGGCGGATTCCTCTACACCGCAGCCGAATTCGATCCGATGTTCTTCGGCATCACCCCGCGCGAGGCGGTCGCCATGGATCCGCAGCAGCGGGTGGCGCTGCGCGTGGCGTGGCGGGCGCTGGAGAACGCCGGTATCAATCCCGGCGCCATCGACGGCGAGGACGTCGGTTGTTATATGGGCGCCTCGCACACCGAATACGGTCCGCACGCCGCCGAGATCAACGACTACAGCGGCTACCGGGCTACCGGCACCGCACTGGGCGCGGTGGCCGGGCGGATCTCCAACTGCCTCGGTCTGGGCGGGCCGTCGATCGTGGTGGACACCGCGTGCGCGTCCTCACTGTCGGCACTGCACATGGCCGCGGCCGCCATTCGCGAGGGGGAATGCGAATGGGCGCTGGCCGGTGCGGTGTGCGTGATGGGTTCGGCCGGAGCCTTTTTCGAGTTCTCCAAGAACAACGCGCTGGCCACCGACGGTCAGTGCAAACCCTATTCGGCCGATGCCGGTGGCACGCTGTGGGGTGAGGGCGCCGGAATCGTCGTCCTGGAGCGGGAATCGCGCGCCCGGGAACTGGGCCACCGGATCTACGGCCGGATCCTCGCGACCCGGGTCAATCACAATGGCAGCGGTGCGCCGATCGCGGTGCCCAGCGCCGAGGCGCAGGAGCGGCTGATCCGCAAAACCGTGGCGGCGGCGGGTATCTCACCGGAACTGGTCGGCATGATCGAGGGGCATGGTACCGGTACCGCGGTCGGTGATCCGCTGGAACTGCGTGCGCTGCAACAGGTGTACGGCGGCGGCAAGGCGCGGCTGGGCTCGGTGAAATCCAATCTCGGTCACGCGCAGGCGGCGGCGGGCATGCTCGGCCTGATCAAGGTGCTGCTGAGCGGGCTGCACGGGCAGATCGCACCCACCCGGTTCGCCGACAATCCCACCGACGATGTGGATTGGGCGGCAACGGGTCTGCGACTGGCCGCCGAACTCGAGGATTGGGAACCGCACGACGGTGTCCGCTACGGCGCGGTCTCGTCCTTCGGTGTGTCCGGCACGAATGCGCATGCCCTGCTGGCCATTCCGGCCGTGGAGGAGGAGATCCATGTCTAG
- the nbtC gene encoding nocobactin polyketide synthase NbtC: protein MSSYRLPDGSVPVLLSSDTPEGLGREAAAVAGYVDSHETATPDRVADMLFRTRVARRYRALVMTSDRESLLAALRAVAAGEPHPDVVASTRAATRGRVAYVFPGQGSQRPGMGRMLHDRSQAYRTAVGECDKIFHELYGWSPLPYLLEADMPADDDALTVQPALFMQMVGVAAMWQSVGVRPAVTVGHSQGEITAAYVSGAQTLRDAVRIVTTRAQIVDGLKLSGYSMAVLGIDRDECEDLLARHAGFAELSVVNSRHIIAISGERPAVLDIVESLNAAGKFAKEIRVKYPAHTSYVSGLRDELSRTVGDNMDNDSFLPGTVDFIGATFGDSVGTDQSIVDYWYLNLRNRVRFDRAIEVAAERGADTFIEISEHPTLMLAIQENLAGTGSTKPFQALGTSRRTAEDLREFTRNLATVAVHDADYAWDSLCDSVTGATPSLPLLDFPHTQMNPKALWAPYPYAVAEAPRPAGARNADGTVVPQRYREEWTKLRRRKLVPPRTIAVADPGGRCDELVAAIGDAAVRHGAAVVTGTDTADTLVVLVPPSSGSAVDDVAAFLGEPAWPQPTGVSDIWLVTTGGEQVLDGEVPDPFHAAAQAGFRCLAAEYLGVRVRHVDLPAGDEPVAAAKALVGALHIAGEPEIAVRDGGVYAKRLVVDDVAADRPLDAAALREVVIIGGTGKLGLDFCERFAAAGAGRITLISRSGGDAAAVARIGEIERIGKTEIVRRSCDVGDEDAIGALAAEFRDTPVSLLVHAAVDYAAAEATVTPETIRLAAQTKSVALDRLLHHLPLADDGRVVLCSSLSATLGGRGHLVYSTVNRLLDAAAARYRAEGIRCSSVQWGLWRAVGADNAEALAKISGTGLQPMDATAAVAAGFAPESANTLVAAADWERISDLYAVFGYQPLFAELPDPEHEPDPVPPAEPAAAAPAATGADTAEPVAAGADTADAVRSALRTVMGLGSTESIDGTIPLVALGLDSLQALDLRKRIESELRRDLPVTAILGGASLDEVVSLLV from the coding sequence ATGTCTAGCTACCGACTTCCGGACGGAAGTGTTCCGGTCCTGCTGTCCTCGGACACCCCGGAGGGACTCGGCAGGGAAGCCGCGGCCGTCGCCGGTTATGTGGACTCGCACGAGACCGCCACCCCGGATCGGGTGGCCGACATGCTGTTCCGCACCCGGGTCGCGCGCCGGTACCGGGCCCTGGTGATGACGTCGGATCGCGAATCGCTGCTCGCGGCCCTGCGCGCCGTGGCCGCCGGTGAGCCGCATCCGGATGTGGTGGCCTCCACGCGCGCCGCCACCCGTGGCCGCGTCGCCTATGTCTTCCCCGGTCAGGGTAGTCAGCGGCCCGGTATGGGCCGGATGCTCCACGACCGGTCGCAGGCGTATCGGACCGCGGTCGGCGAATGCGACAAGATCTTCCACGAACTCTACGGATGGTCGCCGCTGCCGTATCTGCTGGAAGCCGATATGCCCGCCGACGACGACGCGCTCACGGTGCAGCCCGCGTTGTTCATGCAGATGGTCGGGGTGGCCGCGATGTGGCAGTCGGTCGGGGTGCGCCCGGCCGTCACCGTCGGTCACTCTCAGGGCGAGATCACCGCGGCCTACGTCTCCGGTGCGCAGACGCTGCGCGATGCCGTCCGGATCGTGACCACTCGCGCGCAGATCGTGGACGGGTTGAAGCTGTCCGGTTATTCGATGGCGGTCCTCGGCATCGATCGCGACGAGTGTGAGGATCTGCTCGCCCGGCACGCGGGGTTCGCGGAACTGTCGGTGGTCAACTCCCGGCACATCATCGCGATCTCGGGGGAGCGCCCAGCGGTGCTCGATATTGTCGAATCACTCAATGCGGCAGGTAAATTCGCCAAGGAGATCCGGGTCAAGTATCCCGCACACACCTCCTATGTGAGCGGTCTGCGCGACGAGCTGAGCCGCACCGTCGGCGACAATATGGACAACGACTCGTTCCTGCCCGGCACGGTCGACTTCATCGGCGCCACCTTCGGCGACAGCGTCGGCACCGACCAGTCGATCGTGGACTACTGGTATCTGAACCTGCGCAACCGGGTTCGCTTCGATCGCGCCATCGAGGTGGCCGCCGAGCGCGGCGCCGACACCTTCATCGAGATCTCCGAACATCCCACCCTCATGCTGGCGATCCAGGAGAATCTCGCCGGTACCGGATCGACGAAGCCCTTCCAGGCGCTGGGCACCTCGCGGCGCACCGCCGAGGATCTGCGGGAGTTCACCCGCAACCTGGCGACCGTCGCGGTGCACGACGCCGACTATGCGTGGGACAGCCTGTGCGACAGCGTGACCGGTGCGACCCCGTCCCTGCCGCTGCTGGATTTCCCGCATACGCAGATGAATCCCAAAGCGCTGTGGGCCCCCTATCCGTACGCCGTCGCGGAGGCGCCGCGTCCGGCGGGCGCCCGCAATGCCGACGGCACCGTCGTGCCGCAGCGCTACCGCGAGGAGTGGACCAAGCTCCGGCGCCGGAAGCTGGTGCCGCCCCGTACGATCGCGGTCGCCGACCCCGGTGGGCGATGCGATGAGCTGGTGGCGGCCATCGGCGATGCCGCGGTCCGGCACGGAGCCGCGGTCGTCACCGGCACCGACACCGCCGACACTCTCGTGGTTCTGGTACCGCCCTCCTCCGGCAGTGCCGTCGATGATGTCGCAGCCTTCCTGGGTGAGCCCGCCTGGCCGCAACCCACCGGAGTGAGCGATATCTGGCTCGTCACCACCGGCGGCGAGCAGGTCCTCGACGGTGAGGTGCCCGATCCCTTCCACGCTGCCGCGCAGGCCGGATTCCGTTGTCTGGCAGCGGAATACCTCGGTGTGAGGGTCCGGCATGTCGATCTGCCCGCGGGTGACGAGCCCGTCGCGGCGGCCAAGGCGCTCGTGGGCGCCCTGCACATCGCCGGTGAACCGGAGATCGCGGTCCGCGATGGCGGTGTGTACGCCAAGCGGCTCGTCGTCGACGATGTCGCCGCGGATCGTCCGCTGGATGCCGCCGCCTTGCGCGAGGTCGTGATCATCGGCGGGACGGGCAAACTCGGACTGGACTTCTGCGAGCGGTTCGCCGCCGCGGGCGCCGGGCGGATCACCCTGATCAGCCGTTCGGGTGGCGATGCCGCCGCGGTGGCGCGAATCGGTGAGATCGAGCGCATCGGGAAGACCGAAATCGTGCGGCGGAGTTGCGATGTGGGCGATGAGGACGCGATCGGTGCTCTCGCCGCCGAGTTCCGCGACACCCCCGTCTCACTGCTCGTCCATGCCGCCGTCGACTACGCCGCGGCCGAGGCGACCGTGACGCCGGAGACGATCCGGCTCGCGGCACAGACCAAATCGGTCGCCCTGGACCGGCTGCTGCACCACCTCCCGCTCGCCGACGACGGCCGGGTCGTGCTGTGCTCGTCACTGTCGGCCACCCTCGGCGGCCGTGGTCACCTGGTCTATTCGACGGTCAATCGACTGCTCGACGCGGCCGCTGCGCGCTATCGGGCCGAGGGCATCCGCTGCTCGTCGGTGCAGTGGGGGCTGTGGCGCGCGGTCGGGGCCGACAATGCCGAGGCGTTGGCCAAGATCAGCGGCACCGGGCTGCAGCCGATGGACGCCACCGCGGCGGTCGCGGCCGGATTCGCACCGGAATCGGCGAATACCCTGGTGGCGGCGGCGGATTGGGAACGCATCTCGGACCTGTACGCGGTCTTCGGCTATCAGCCGTTGTTCGCCGAACTGCCGGATCCGGAGCACGAACCCGATCCGGTGCCGCCCGCGGAGCCGGCCGCCGCCGCCCCGGCAGCGACCGGAGCGGACACCGCCGAACCCGTCGCAGCCGGTGCCGACACCGCCGATGCGGTACGGTCGGCGCTGCGCACGGTGATGGGTCTGGGCAGTACCGAGTCCATCGACGGAACCATCCCACTCGTCGCTCTGGGGCTGGATTCGCTACAGGCTCTGGACCTGCGCAAACGTATCGAATCGGAGTTGCGTCGAGATCTGCCGGTCACCGCCATCCTGGGCGGGGCCTCATTGGACGAGGTCGTCTCGCTTCTCGTCTGA
- a CDS encoding daunorubicin/doxorubicin resistance ABC transporter ATP-binding protein DrrA, producing the protein MSEPVGESGGASGADAAIVVESVGKSFGEVKALRDITFSVPTGSVLGVLGPNGAGKTTTVSILSTLTRPDSGRAVVAGYDVVTDAARVRSSIMLTGQYAALDEMLSGRENLVLFGRLMGLRRKAAAQRAEELLDQFSLTEAGDRRVGQYSGGMRRRIDIACGLVRPPRVVFLDEPTTGLDPVSRQSLWALIRSLKEQGVTILLTTQYLEEADALSDNIIVVDKGTVIAEGTADQLKARSGESYCEVVPVDAANVPAVVAALSELGQTTVAESKDRVSIPAPGGAVTLSQALERINAADIELIDIALRRPSLDEVFIRLTQPTVGADV; encoded by the coding sequence GTGTCGGAACCAGTAGGAGAATCGGGCGGGGCTTCGGGAGCGGACGCCGCGATCGTCGTCGAATCGGTCGGGAAATCGTTCGGCGAGGTGAAAGCCCTACGGGACATCACCTTCAGCGTGCCGACCGGCAGTGTGCTCGGTGTGCTGGGCCCGAACGGCGCCGGTAAGACCACGACCGTGTCCATCCTGTCCACCCTCACCCGGCCGGATTCCGGGCGGGCCGTGGTCGCCGGATACGACGTGGTGACAGATGCCGCGCGGGTGCGGTCGTCGATCATGCTCACCGGACAGTACGCCGCGCTCGACGAAATGCTCAGCGGCCGTGAGAATCTGGTGCTGTTCGGCCGCCTGATGGGGCTGCGGCGCAAGGCCGCCGCCCAGCGGGCCGAGGAACTGCTCGACCAGTTCTCCCTGACCGAGGCCGGTGACCGTCGCGTCGGCCAGTACTCCGGTGGTATGCGCCGCCGCATCGATATCGCCTGCGGTCTGGTGCGCCCGCCGCGCGTCGTCTTCCTCGACGAGCCCACCACCGGACTGGATCCGGTCAGCCGCCAGAGCCTGTGGGCGCTGATCCGCTCGCTCAAGGAGCAGGGCGTCACGATCCTGCTCACCACGCAGTACCTCGAGGAAGCGGATGCGCTGAGCGACAACATCATCGTCGTCGACAAGGGCACCGTCATCGCCGAGGGCACCGCCGATCAATTGAAGGCGCGCTCGGGCGAGAGCTACTGCGAGGTGGTCCCGGTCGACGCCGCGAATGTGCCCGCCGTGGTCGCCGCGCTGTCCGAACTGGGGCAGACCACGGTCGCGGAATCGAAGGACCGGGTCTCGATTCCGGCGCCGGGTGGTGCGGTGACGCTGTCGCAGGCGCTGGAGCGGATCAACGCCGCCGATATCGAACTGATCGATATCGCGCTGCGGCGGCCGTCGCTGGACGAGGTCTTCATCCGGCTGACCCAGCCGACCGTGGGGGCGGATGTATGA
- a CDS encoding ABC transporter permease, whose amino-acid sequence MTVTTKSTAAPPIPDEEFRVPVTLQLSALSGRSVRSALRQGDLVLAFLQPFVFFVCFYVPLRRSMEVPGVDYAQYLLPIIAVFAMFFASMFAGDKAAREVVGGMATRLRSMPVPAWIPVIARTSASLLRSATALVGSLVIGTIFGFRFHDAPAAIVFVVVVLAFGAALVVATDALGTVTRNPELSGTVLFVPQLLLVMTSTGLVPAQGFPGWIQPWVRNQPVSQIIAALRGLADGRYVSELGVTAAWIVGLLVVGAVLAVRAEGHRV is encoded by the coding sequence ATGACGGTCACAACGAAATCCACTGCCGCACCACCGATTCCGGACGAGGAGTTCCGGGTTCCGGTCACGTTGCAGCTGAGCGCGCTCAGCGGGCGCAGTGTCCGCAGCGCCCTGCGGCAGGGCGATCTGGTGCTCGCCTTCCTGCAGCCGTTCGTGTTCTTCGTCTGCTTCTACGTCCCGCTGCGCCGATCGATGGAGGTGCCGGGGGTCGACTACGCCCAGTATCTGCTGCCGATCATCGCGGTGTTCGCGATGTTCTTCGCCTCGATGTTCGCCGGTGACAAGGCCGCGCGCGAGGTGGTCGGCGGGATGGCGACCCGGCTGCGGTCCATGCCGGTTCCGGCCTGGATCCCGGTGATCGCCCGGACCTCGGCCAGTCTGCTGCGTTCGGCCACCGCGCTGGTCGGGTCGCTGGTCATCGGCACGATCTTCGGATTCCGATTCCACGACGCCCCGGCGGCGATCGTATTCGTCGTGGTGGTACTCGCCTTCGGCGCCGCCCTGGTCGTCGCGACCGACGCTCTGGGCACCGTCACCCGCAATCCGGAACTCAGCGGAACCGTGCTGTTCGTCCCGCAGCTGTTGCTGGTCATGACCTCGACGGGCCTCGTCCCGGCACAGGGTTTCCCGGGGTGGATCCAGCCCTGGGTGCGCAATCAGCCGGTGTCCCAGATCATCGCCGCACTGCGCGGCCTGGCCGACGGACGCTACGTCTCCGAACTCGGCGTCACGGCGGCATGGATCGTCGGTCTCCTCGTGGTCGGGGCCGTTCTGGCGGTACGGGCGGAAGGACATCGGGTATGA
- a CDS encoding ABC transporter permease yields the protein MSDAGNSTTAAAAADEVVRVDLSTSVAPGDQAAGGLLSQSLVEAGRLLRRWSRQPEVITSTLIFPILLLLMYDLVLGRSLGAMQETDAIYGFVPMIAVAGAMYGAMGTAMSLYQERQSGLLRRFWVLPIHRAAGLTGRLLAECGRALAATIVVVVVGIALGLRFHEGWPGVIGVLIVPVIVIAGFTPVVVMVGVSSAGDKATELFAIVVLVGMFFNSGFVPVQNYPGWLQPVVRAQPMSCAIEAMRNFTIGGPVLVPFLQTVAWAVGLIAVFGVLAVRGYRRAVQS from the coding sequence ATGAGCGACGCGGGGAATTCCACCACGGCCGCTGCGGCCGCCGACGAGGTGGTGCGGGTAGATCTTTCGACGTCCGTCGCACCGGGCGACCAGGCCGCGGGCGGGCTGTTGTCGCAGAGCCTGGTGGAGGCCGGGCGGCTGCTGCGCCGCTGGTCACGCCAGCCGGAGGTGATCACCTCCACGCTGATCTTCCCGATCCTGTTGCTGCTCATGTACGACCTGGTGCTGGGCCGGTCGCTGGGCGCGATGCAGGAGACCGACGCCATCTACGGTTTCGTGCCGATGATCGCGGTCGCGGGCGCCATGTACGGCGCGATGGGCACCGCCATGTCGCTGTACCAGGAACGCCAGAGCGGTCTGCTGCGCCGATTCTGGGTGCTGCCGATCCACCGCGCGGCCGGGCTGACGGGACGTTTGCTGGCCGAATGCGGTCGCGCGCTCGCCGCCACGATCGTGGTGGTCGTCGTCGGCATCGCGCTGGGCCTGCGCTTCCATGAGGGCTGGCCGGGCGTGATCGGGGTGCTGATCGTGCCGGTCATCGTGATCGCCGGATTCACACCGGTGGTGGTGATGGTCGGGGTGAGCAGCGCGGGTGACAAGGCGACCGAACTGTTCGCGATCGTGGTGCTGGTCGGCATGTTCTTCAACTCCGGATTCGTTCCGGTGCAGAACTACCCGGGCTGGTTGCAGCCGGTCGTGCGGGCCCAGCCGATGAGCTGCGCCATCGAGGCGATGCGCAATTTCACCATCGGCGGCCCGGTACTGGTGCCGTTCCTGCAGACGGTGGCATGGGCCGTGGGGTTGATCGCGGTGTTCGGCGTACTCGCCGTCCGCGGTTATCGCCGCGCCGTACAAAGCTGA
- a CDS encoding lipase family protein, translating to MFGTVVLAGGVAISAAPVSAQPDTPAAADDFYIPPPLPPGPPGTILRAEPASVVMSAPGQPGVVPAMATRMMYLSSDTHDSPTAVVATYLQPVLPWTGPGERPLIAYGVGSQGQGDQCAPSKVLPQLAQFHPPYDVIAEYDVVALYSLLSRGMAVVLTDYHGLGTPDVHDFLNRKAQAYAVLDSARAALQLPGTGLHPQTPVMLFGYSQGGMASAGAAELQSTYAPDLNVRGAYVGGPIVDPENFIGYNYGRPGVGSAAPMTLNGIAADYPETRPIIDAEINAAGKGLMNDALGKCAIATSLDMQLRQVSQITTSGQPLVDVIDRSPALKSAFDDQRIGSRAPSMPVLISSAMNDEGTPYPPVRAVAAAWCGAGVPVQLDANTQLPAITGIVGTHDLAYFPSLAAAQSWMTDRLANRPAPSNCAALP from the coding sequence TTGTTCGGAACAGTCGTACTCGCCGGAGGGGTGGCGATATCGGCGGCGCCGGTGTCGGCACAACCCGATACCCCGGCGGCCGCCGATGATTTCTATATCCCGCCGCCACTACCGCCCGGACCACCGGGCACCATCCTCCGCGCCGAACCCGCATCGGTGGTGATGTCGGCCCCCGGTCAGCCGGGCGTCGTCCCGGCGATGGCGACGCGGATGATGTATCTCAGCAGCGACACCCACGATTCCCCGACCGCGGTGGTCGCGACCTACCTCCAGCCGGTACTACCTTGGACCGGCCCGGGTGAACGCCCCCTGATCGCGTACGGCGTCGGCTCCCAGGGACAGGGCGACCAATGCGCGCCGTCGAAGGTGCTGCCGCAGCTCGCGCAATTCCACCCGCCGTACGACGTGATCGCCGAATACGATGTGGTGGCGCTGTATTCGCTGCTGTCGCGCGGTATGGCCGTCGTACTGACCGACTATCACGGTCTGGGCACACCCGATGTGCACGATTTCCTGAACCGGAAGGCACAGGCGTATGCGGTGCTGGATTCGGCGCGCGCCGCGCTCCAGCTGCCCGGCACCGGCCTGCATCCGCAAACACCGGTGATGTTGTTCGGTTACTCCCAGGGCGGTATGGCCTCCGCGGGAGCGGCGGAACTGCAATCGACCTACGCGCCCGATCTGAACGTGCGCGGCGCGTACGTCGGCGGGCCGATCGTCGATCCGGAGAATTTCATCGGATACAACTACGGACGGCCCGGCGTCGGATCCGCCGCGCCCATGACACTCAACGGTATTGCCGCCGATTATCCCGAGACGCGCCCGATCATCGACGCCGAGATCAACGCCGCCGGTAAGGGATTGATGAACGACGCGCTGGGCAAATGCGCCATCGCGACATCCCTCGATATGCAACTGCGGCAGGTTTCGCAGATCACGACGAGTGGACAGCCGCTCGTCGACGTGATCGACCGATCACCGGCCTTGAAATCGGCATTCGACGATCAGCGCATCGGCTCTCGCGCGCCGTCGATGCCCGTGCTCATCTCCTCGGCCATGAACGATGAGGGAACGCCGTATCCGCCGGTCCGCGCGGTGGCCGCCGCCTGGTGCGGAGCTGGTGTGCCGGTTCAGCTGGACGCGAATACCCAGCTGCCCGCGATCACCGGCATCGTGGGCACCCACGATCTGGCCTACTTTCCGTCACTGGCCGCGGCGCAGTCGTGGATGACCGACCGGCTCGCGAATCGGCCCGCTCCGAGCAACTGCGCGGCGCTGCCGTAG
- a CDS encoding alkane 1-monooxygenase, with protein sequence MAIFEDSRARDPKRYLWMLGLVAPVCALFPAPLVALTGMRVFWWIGPIIVFVVIPLLDWMIGDDGSNPHDEDYEALSNDRYYRWCTYLFLPMQMLGLLIGCRLWSSAELSVVDAVGLTVTLGVVSGIGINAAHELGHRVEHLERWLAKVALAQSGYGHFYVEHNRGHHARVATPEDPASARFGESLWMFLPRSVFGGLLSARALERERLSRKGKRWFSAENQLLQAWAMSVVLFAALIALFGSRVIPYLALQAVIGAVLLESVNYVEHYGLLRARRADGRYARCSPRDSWNSDSLVTNVFLFHLQRHSDHHANPGRRYQTLRSCDRAPQLPLGYAAMILLAAVPPLWRKVMDHRVLTHYGGDLALVNTKPRRRCPLVLPPRANVPSDAMPPET encoded by the coding sequence ATGGCGATCTTCGAAGATTCTCGTGCGCGAGACCCCAAGCGGTATCTGTGGATGCTGGGGCTGGTGGCGCCGGTCTGTGCGCTCTTCCCGGCACCGCTCGTTGCCCTCACGGGAATGCGGGTCTTCTGGTGGATCGGCCCGATCATCGTGTTCGTCGTGATCCCGCTGCTGGACTGGATGATCGGCGACGACGGGTCCAATCCGCACGACGAGGACTACGAGGCGCTGTCCAACGATCGCTACTACCGCTGGTGCACTTACCTTTTCCTGCCGATGCAGATGCTCGGCCTGCTGATCGGCTGCCGCCTGTGGTCCAGCGCGGAACTGTCGGTCGTCGACGCCGTGGGACTGACCGTGACCCTGGGCGTGGTGTCGGGCATCGGCATCAACGCCGCCCACGAACTGGGCCATCGCGTCGAGCATCTGGAGCGGTGGTTGGCCAAGGTCGCGCTGGCGCAGTCGGGTTACGGGCACTTCTACGTCGAACACAACCGCGGTCACCACGCCCGCGTCGCGACGCCCGAGGACCCGGCCAGCGCCCGATTCGGCGAGTCGCTGTGGATGTTCCTGCCGCGCAGTGTGTTCGGCGGACTGCTCTCGGCGCGGGCATTGGAACGGGAGCGGTTGTCCCGCAAGGGTAAACGCTGGTTCAGCGCCGAGAACCAGTTGCTGCAGGCCTGGGCCATGTCCGTGGTGTTGTTCGCCGCGCTGATCGCACTGTTCGGCTCCCGCGTCATTCCCTATCTGGCGCTGCAGGCCGTCATCGGCGCGGTGCTGCTGGAATCGGTCAACTACGTCGAGCACTACGGTCTGCTGCGCGCCCGCCGCGCCGACGGCCGCTACGCCCGCTGTTCCCCGCGCGACAGCTGGAACAGCGACAGCCTGGTCACCAATGTCTTCCTGTTCCATCTGCAGCGGCACAGCGACCATCACGCGAATCCCGGACGCCGCTACCAGACCCTGCGCAGTTGCGATCGGGCGCCGCAACTTCCACTCGGCTACGCGGCCATGATCCTGCTCGCCGCCGTACCGCCGCTGTGGCGCAAGGTGATGGATCATCGAGTGCTGACCCACTACGGCGGTGATCTCGCACTGGTCAACACCAAACCACGGCGTCGGTGCCCGCTGGTGCTGCCGCCGCGGGCGAATGTCCCGTCCGACGCGATGCCCCCGGAGACGTGA